The proteins below are encoded in one region of Hordeum vulgare subsp. vulgare chromosome 3H, MorexV3_pseudomolecules_assembly, whole genome shotgun sequence:
- the LOC123445756 gene encoding probable protein phosphatase 2C 38, with protein sequence MVGQTMMRIVRPCFKPSLPDGAQVVSAGGGTREGLLWYRDAGRHACGDFSMAVVQANQLLEDASQLEAGPLVAADGPCGTFVGVYDGHGGPETARFVADNLFHHLKKFATERQTVSSDVIRRSYAATEEGFLNLVRKQWLIKPQIASVGTCCLVGIINEGVLYIANTGDSRAVLGRLERGAKDIKAVQLSSEHNASFEAVRDELRQLHPDDPRIVVLKHNVWRVKGIIQVSRTIGDAYLKSSEFNREPLLARFRIPGPFHKPILCPEPSIEEHRLCAEDQFVIFASDGLWEHLSNQEAVDIVHCSPRNGIARRLVKAALREAAKKREMRYSDLKKIDRGVRRHFHDDITVVVLFMEPALISRRLYGGPLLSLRGGGSMPTFAQKY encoded by the exons ATGGTGGGCCAAACCATGATGCGCATCGTGCGCCCCTGCTTCAAGCCCTCACTGCCCGACGGCGCACAGGTCGTCTCCgccgggggcggcaccagggagGGCCTCCTCTGGTACAGGGACGCCGGCAGGCACGCCTGCGGCGACTTCTCCATGGCCGTCGTGCAGGCCAACCAGCTGCTCGAGGACGCCAGCCAGCTCGAGGCCGGGCCCCTAGTCGCCGCCGACGGCCCCTGCGGCACCTTCGTTGGCGTCTACGACGGCCACGGCGGGCCCGAGACCGCCCGCTTCGTCGCCGACAACCTCTTCCACCACCTAAAGA AGTTTGCGACGGAACGACAGACCGTCTCATCCGACGTCATACGCAGATCCTACGCTGCCACCGAGGAAGGGTTTCTGAACCTTGTGAGGAAGCAGTGGCTCATCAAACCGCAGATTGCCTCAGTCGGTACGTGCTGTTTGGTTGGCATCATCAACGAAGGGGTCCTCTACATAGCAAACACCGGTGATTCTCGTGCTGTCCTCGGGAGACTCGAGAGGGGCGCCAAAGACATTAAAGCCGTTCAGCTATCGTCCGAGCATAACGCGAGCTTTGAGGCTGTAAGGGATGAGCTAAGACAGCTACACCCGGACGACCCCCGGATCGTGGTCCTCAAGCACAACGTTTGGCGCGTGAAGGGCATTATTCAG gtTTCCAGAACGATCGGTGATGCCTACCTAAAAAGTTCGGAATTCAACCGCGAGCCTCTTCTAGCACGGTTCCGCATTCCAGGACCCTTCCATAAACCAATTCTTTGTCCGGAACCATCCATTGAAGAACACAGGCTGTGTGCGGAAGATCAATTTGTTATATTTGCGTCAGATGGACTATGGGAGCACTTGAGCAATCAGGAAGCTGTGGATATAGTTCATTGTTCACCTCGGAAT GGCATTGCGAGACGACTAGTAAAAGCAGCTCTGCGGGAGGCGGCAAAGAAGAGAGAAATGAGGTACTCAGACTTGAAGAAGATCGACCGCGGGGTCAGGAGGCATTTCCATGATGATATTACTGTTGTAGTACTATTCATGGAGCCCGCGCTTATCAGCAGAAGGCTCTACGGTGGCCCATTGCTTTCGTTAAGGGGCGGTGGCAGTATGCCAACGTTTGCACAGAAATACTGA